In Coffea arabica cultivar ET-39 chromosome 9e, Coffea Arabica ET-39 HiFi, whole genome shotgun sequence, the genomic window ATGCCGCGTGAAGCAAGCCCCGAGGGTGCCACTATTGCCTCAGGATCAGTCGCCATCTCCTGCAGCATCAAGGAAGACCTTTCCCCAGTGCCCTCCGTTGGCACCTGACCTTGGTCGCCTGTGACAGCAGACGCCTTCAGCCGAAGCTCTCCTGTCCTAGTTGTCTTGGCCTGCTGGCCTGTAGAACTCCGCAACTCATGTTTTAGAACATGGCAGGTCTCCTTGTCATAGCCTTGGCAGAAGCAGTGTGAGCAATACCTAGGAGGATTTTCAACCACCAGCTCCTGCCAGAAACCCGCATGGTTACCATTCCCAATCCAAACCCGCGAAGGCATTGGTCTCAACAGATCCACCTCCACGCACATCAGCACCACACTTGGCCTTGACACAGCCAGGGTGGCCGCATCAACCAACAAGGGATTTCCTACAATGGAAGCAATCTGGAAAAACACCTCTTTGTTGAAAAAGTGCAGTGGAAGTTTTGGTAGTTGGAGCCACAGAGAAACCACCGAAGACTCCTTGTCAACATGGAAAGTCGAGGTCCATTTGAAAACTCTCATAGAAGCGAAAGACACATACCAGATCCTCCTAAACCATATGCAATGGAAATCCGCTTCATTGCGCAACTGAATCAGAACATTTCGCGCGTCCAACAAGCCCACCGTGGGGTTCTCTCGCAGATCCAGTGACGCAAAAAACTTTCGCACCTCTTCCATCTTCGGTCTGCCTCTGGAGAATTTACCAACCAATGCATAGCGAAACAGACTAGCTAAAGCTTCCACTGCTGCCTGTGAAAATATAACCGCTGGCTCCCCTTTGTGCGTAGCCTTCTCTGCCACAATGGAAAGCGAAGGCTGCGATGAGTTCTGTGCGAATAGCTCAGAAAAGGACTTGCGTTGGAAAGTAGGGGACACAAGATGCCCCCCATCAGGTGGATGGAGGGCTGCCATGGCTGGCCGCACCACCCCCTTGCACTAGCCGCACCCATGGACAAAACCCTAGCGCCGTAGCCCTCCCTACTATTTTGGAAAAAACCCCACAGAAAGTGTCGCCTGCAAAACTCTTACCCTATCAATAATACATCACTTCCACTTAGCTACTTTGCATGCCCTGCATTCCTCACCGatgccgacgtcgcacgaggtatAATATGGGTTTTACCTGAACAATACGAATAGCatataatatatctctatttgatttcacctaaacagaCTAATTGTAATTATATACATGcgattcaatagatatatacatgggtttaaatctaacaattg contains:
- the LOC140014566 gene encoding uncharacterized protein, coding for MAALHPPDGGHLVSPTFQRKSFSELFAQNSSQPSLSIVAEKATHKGEPAVIFSQAAVEALASLFRYALVGKFSRGRPKMEEVRKFFASLDLRENPTVGLLDARNVLIQLRNEADFHCIWFRRIWYVSFASMRVFKWTSTFHVDKESSVVSLWLQLPKLPLHFFNKEVFFQIASIVGNPLLVDAATLAVSRPSVVLMCVEVDLLRPMPSRVWIGNGNHAGFWQELVVENPPRYCSHCFCQGYDKETCHVLKHELRSSTGQQAKTTRTGELRLKASAVTGDQGQVPTEGTGERSSLMLQEMATDPEAIVAPSGLASRGMLDSGEAQDNELRDKGVQGEQGWQPTIATLPIVEQERRTTADGKVFAAVDKASAWVELTISGGGGESIKLRERGCPRGLLWCRLLSGQQSL